In a single window of the Candidatus Saccharimonadales bacterium genome:
- the gyrB gene encoding DNA topoisomerase (ATP-hydrolyzing) subunit B: MSKQKADSYGADQIQVLEGLEPVRKRPGMYIGSTGYEGLHHMIKEIADNSIDEVIAGFATRLDVVINEDGSVTVSDDGRGIPVAKHPKTGVSTLETVLTVLHAGGKFGGGGYKVSSGLHGVGSSVVNALSTKLIAEVKTDGFVWRQEYEIGVPKTPIKKGEATTETGTTITFYPDGSIFNETNFDYKWVVNYLRHQSYLTKGVKATIRDNRSGESYGFYFEGGIESYVRHLNYGKEPIDDDIFYIEKEVKEAMVEVALQYNDTFSETVMAFANNVFNPDGGTHLTGFRTSLTRVLNDYARKNGLLKEKEENLTGDDVREGLTAVILVKIPDPQFEGQTKNKLGNPEVRGYVEQVMNEWFAYYLEEHPNVARKMVNKSLLAARARKAARAARDNIIRKGALEGATLPGKLADCATKDRSQAELFIVEGNSAGGSAKDGRNSYYQAILPLRGKVLNVERARLDKMLANQEILNLIKAMGVGIEDQFDINGLRYERIIMMTDADVDGSHIGTLLMTLFFRHMRPIIEGGHLYAAKPPLYAITAGKKKQYAYSPEELDEVIDKIIEERKVKGVKVDPKEDRIKQAGVSVSRYKGLGEMDADQLWETTMDPENRILIQVKIEDAEKADAIFSKLMGTEVEMRKNFIQSRAKFAKDLDI; this comes from the coding sequence GTGAGTAAACAAAAAGCAGATTCTTATGGCGCCGATCAAATTCAGGTGCTAGAAGGTCTTGAGCCAGTTCGCAAGCGTCCAGGCATGTATATCGGAAGCACAGGCTACGAAGGCCTGCATCACATGATTAAAGAGATCGCTGATAACTCTATTGACGAAGTTATTGCTGGCTTTGCTACCAGACTAGACGTTGTCATTAACGAAGATGGTAGTGTAACGGTTAGCGATGATGGCCGTGGTATTCCAGTCGCTAAACATCCTAAAACTGGGGTAAGTACGCTAGAAACAGTCTTAACGGTTCTGCACGCCGGTGGCAAGTTCGGCGGCGGCGGCTATAAAGTTAGTAGCGGTCTGCATGGTGTTGGTTCTAGCGTAGTTAATGCCTTATCTACTAAGCTAATTGCCGAGGTAAAGACTGACGGTTTTGTTTGGCGCCAAGAGTATGAAATAGGCGTACCAAAAACCCCGATCAAGAAAGGTGAAGCTACCACGGAAACAGGCACCACCATAACTTTCTATCCAGATGGTTCTATATTCAACGAGACTAACTTTGACTACAAGTGGGTAGTAAACTACCTAAGGCATCAATCGTACTTAACTAAAGGTGTTAAGGCTACGATCAGAGATAATCGTAGTGGCGAATCCTATGGTTTCTATTTCGAGGGCGGCATCGAGTCTTATGTCCGCCACCTCAACTACGGCAAAGAGCCAATTGATGACGATATTTTCTATATAGAAAAAGAAGTTAAAGAAGCCATGGTAGAGGTGGCTTTGCAGTATAACGATACCTTTAGCGAGACGGTTATGGCCTTTGCTAATAACGTTTTCAATCCGGATGGGGGTACTCATCTTACAGGTTTTCGCACCTCACTAACCAGAGTATTGAACGATTATGCCCGAAAGAATGGACTGCTTAAGGAAAAAGAAGAGAACCTAACAGGCGATGATGTCAGGGAAGGGCTAACAGCTGTTATCTTGGTTAAAATTCCAGATCCGCAATTCGAAGGCCAGACTAAAAATAAGCTGGGCAATCCAGAAGTGCGAGGCTACGTTGAGCAAGTTATGAATGAGTGGTTCGCCTACTATCTAGAAGAGCATCCTAACGTTGCTCGCAAGATGGTGAATAAATCTCTCTTGGCCGCTCGTGCCCGTAAAGCCGCTCGTGCTGCTCGTGACAATATCATTCGAAAAGGTGCGCTAGAAGGCGCCACATTGCCGGGTAAGTTGGCCGACTGCGCAACCAAAGACCGCTCGCAGGCCGAGTTGTTTATCGTTGAGGGTAACTCTGCCGGAGGTTCTGCTAAAGACGGTCGCAACAGCTACTATCAGGCTATTTTGCCTCTGCGTGGCAAAGTTCTAAATGTGGAACGTGCTCGATTGGATAAGATGTTGGCCAATCAAGAGATTCTTAATCTAATCAAGGCAATGGGTGTCGGAATCGAAGATCAGTTTGACATTAATGGCTTGCGCTATGAAAGAATCATAATGATGACCGATGCAGATGTTGACGGTTCGCATATCGGAACACTGCTAATGACTCTATTCTTCCGTCATATGCGGCCTATTATCGAGGGTGGCCACTTGTATGCGGCTAAGCCGCCTCTATATGCCATTACCGCCGGCAAAAAGAAACAATACGCCTATAGCCCTGAAGAGCTAGATGAAGTTATAGATAAAATTATTGAGGAGCGCAAAGTCAAAGGCGTGAAGGTTGACCCCAAAGAAGACCGGATCAAGCAGGCCGGCGTCAGCGTTTCTCGCTATAAGGGCCTAGGTGAAATGGATGCCGATCAGCTGTGGGAGACTACTATGGATCCCGAGAATCGCATACTTATACAGGTCAAGATTGAAGACGCCGAAAAAGCCGATGCTATTTTTAGCAAGCTGATGGGCACAGAGGTAGAAATGCGCAAGAACTTTATTCAAAGTCGTGCTAAATTTGCAAAGGATCTGGATATTTAA
- a CDS encoding ATP-binding protein: protein MGVIILLLLLLILVGGGSLVSFYYLRKIYREQKNYERGLKMVPVLIHLPPLSEDTEAKGRDVRDVVDENISRAQVLYSILASTFQKGFKAKFYGQRHVAFEIVANKGTVNFYAAVPVPLLSVVEQAIVSAYPAARLEEAPEHNIFNPVGRISGTVGGEMTLKETFAYPIATYQDLKRDSMQALLNAMSTLTKEDGAGIQILLRPAQTTWRKMATAEADKKRKGKSKNKGFSLLMSGASDLMKAPIKPPETKEDKDKPAEISSLDQSIIQAIEEKTKQPGFEVLIRVVASSNISHRAQTILNNLVATFSLFDSPGKNGFKFVPSRDIESFVTSYILRFFPAEKDHNVLNTTEIATLFHFPDQENIPTSQLERQASKQVDGPRNVPEKGLLLGYNMFRGAKKAIRLSEQDRARHMYAVGQTGTGKSTYLENLALQDMLEGRGFAFVDPHGDTAEKLLAMVPKERTEDVIYFCPADMDYPLGLNMFEYHSPDQKDFLIQEAINMLYKLYDPQHQGIIGPRYEHLFRNAALAIMADPEGGTFIDIPKLFRDPQYVEQKLKYVTDQNVLEFWRKEMPQSQRSNEFGEVTSWFVSKFGAFMSNEMMRNIIGQTKSSFDLRQIMDEGKILLVNLSRGRTGDLNSKLLGMIFVMKFEAAAMSRADIPEEYRRDFCLYVDEFQNFSTDSFADILSQARKYHLNLIVANQFTTQLSEEIRDAVFGNVGSVVCFRVGTNDAEFLAKQFAPVFDIDDLQFLPNANTAVRMMIGGVPVQPFSMATLPPLGNPNPQLADALKQLSAAKYGRPKAEVEAGIFKRLATAAPAKPALPSAFGSSPFAGGAPSSASLPQWVSGAAARPLGPPTSAAMPSASSLPKSSSSSFLDEWLAKRKVAAPTIATKTAPGTTTTPAISKATGEAAPPQTPTENPNSPLDATPAPVTNTGEFKISRDGQPQDDHMVHIDKDGNLSFGG, encoded by the coding sequence ATGGGCGTAATTATACTTTTGTTATTGTTGCTGATTCTGGTTGGCGGGGGCAGTTTGGTCAGTTTTTACTATCTGCGAAAGATATACCGCGAACAAAAGAACTATGAGCGCGGACTAAAAATGGTCCCGGTGCTGATTCACTTGCCGCCCTTGAGCGAAGATACTGAGGCCAAAGGAAGGGACGTGCGAGACGTTGTTGATGAGAATATATCGCGAGCTCAAGTTTTATACAGTATTCTAGCGAGCACTTTCCAAAAAGGCTTTAAAGCTAAGTTCTATGGCCAAAGGCATGTGGCCTTTGAAATTGTAGCCAACAAGGGCACAGTAAATTTTTACGCTGCCGTGCCTGTGCCATTACTAAGTGTAGTCGAGCAGGCAATAGTAAGTGCTTACCCTGCAGCCAGACTAGAAGAAGCTCCTGAGCATAACATCTTTAATCCCGTAGGTAGAATATCGGGTACGGTAGGAGGTGAAATGACCCTTAAAGAAACATTCGCCTACCCAATAGCCACTTATCAGGACCTCAAGCGTGATAGCATGCAAGCTCTGTTGAACGCCATGTCTACCTTAACCAAAGAGGACGGAGCCGGCATACAGATTCTATTGCGGCCGGCCCAGACAACATGGCGCAAGATGGCAACCGCTGAGGCGGATAAAAAACGCAAGGGTAAATCAAAGAACAAAGGCTTTAGCCTTTTGATGTCTGGTGCCAGCGACCTAATGAAGGCTCCAATTAAGCCGCCCGAGACTAAAGAAGATAAAGACAAGCCAGCCGAGATATCCTCGCTGGATCAATCTATTATTCAGGCCATAGAGGAAAAAACAAAACAACCTGGTTTCGAGGTACTTATAAGAGTAGTGGCCTCTTCTAATATTTCACACAGGGCTCAGACTATTCTTAATAATTTGGTAGCCACCTTTTCTTTATTTGACTCGCCAGGCAAGAACGGCTTTAAATTTGTTCCGTCTAGAGACATAGAGTCTTTTGTAACGTCATATATATTACGTTTCTTTCCGGCCGAAAAAGACCATAACGTTCTAAACACTACAGAAATCGCTACGCTATTTCACTTCCCAGATCAAGAAAATATTCCAACCAGTCAGCTGGAGAGACAGGCTTCGAAGCAAGTTGATGGACCCCGCAATGTGCCGGAAAAGGGTTTGCTGCTTGGCTACAACATGTTCCGTGGCGCCAAGAAGGCCATTAGGCTATCCGAGCAAGATCGGGCACGCCACATGTATGCCGTTGGTCAGACGGGTACCGGTAAATCTACTTATCTGGAAAACCTTGCTTTGCAAGATATGCTGGAGGGTCGTGGATTTGCTTTTGTCGACCCACACGGTGACACAGCTGAAAAGCTTTTGGCTATGGTACCCAAGGAACGCACGGAAGACGTTATTTATTTCTGTCCGGCGGATATGGATTATCCACTTGGTCTGAATATGTTTGAGTACCATTCTCCAGACCAAAAAGACTTCTTGATTCAAGAGGCTATAAACATGCTTTATAAACTGTATGATCCACAGCACCAAGGAATCATAGGCCCTCGTTATGAGCATCTTTTCCGTAATGCAGCTCTAGCCATCATGGCTGATCCAGAAGGCGGAACCTTTATTGATATTCCTAAACTTTTCCGCGATCCGCAATATGTGGAACAGAAACTAAAATACGTGACTGATCAGAATGTTTTGGAGTTTTGGCGCAAGGAGATGCCTCAGAGCCAGCGGAGTAATGAGTTCGGTGAAGTCACCAGTTGGTTTGTCAGTAAGTTCGGCGCTTTCATGAGTAACGAGATGATGCGTAATATCATTGGCCAGACGAAGAGCTCTTTTGACCTGAGACAGATAATGGACGAGGGTAAGATTCTGCTTGTTAACCTCAGTCGCGGTCGAACCGGTGATTTGAACTCCAAATTACTAGGCATGATATTTGTGATGAAGTTTGAAGCGGCAGCTATGAGCCGAGCCGATATACCAGAAGAATATCGACGAGATTTTTGTTTATATGTGGATGAGTTTCAGAATTTCTCTACTGATTCCTTTGCCGATATCCTGAGTCAGGCGCGCAAATATCACCTAAATCTGATAGTTGCTAACCAGTTTACAACCCAGCTAAGCGAAGAAATTAGAGATGCAGTATTTGGTAACGTTGGCTCAGTTGTTTGTTTCCGTGTAGGTACGAATGATGCAGAATTCCTGGCAAAGCAATTCGCGCCTGTCTTTGATATTGATGATCTGCAATTCTTGCCCAACGCGAATACGGCCGTACGTATGATGATTGGTGGGGTGCCGGTTCAGCCATTCTCGATGGCCACCTTGCCGCCGCTAGGTAACCCCAATCCACAACTTGCCGATGCCCTAAAACAGCTATCAGCGGCTAAGTATGGGCGTCCAAAAGCCGAAGTTGAAGCCGGAATTTTTAAGCGCTTGGCTACAGCAGCCCCAGCTAAACCCGCGCTGCCATCGGCATTTGGTTCTAGTCCCTTTGCTGGTGGCGCCCCGTCGTCCGCTAGTTTGCCGCAGTGGGTCTCTGGTGCTGCGGCCAGACCGCTTGGTCCGCCGACTTCTGCCGCTATGCCTTCTGCGAGCTCGTTGCCGAAGTCGAGCTCCTCGTCTTTCCTAGACGAGTGGCTCGCAAAAAGAAAAGTCGCGGCGCCAACGATCGCTACCAAGACAGCGCCGGGCACGACTACAACTCCCGCAATCAGCAAGGCTACAGGCGAGGCAGCACCCCCACAAACACCAACAGAGAACCCGAATTCCCCTCTAGATGCTACTCCAGCACCGGTCACAAATACCGGAGAATTCAAAATAAGCCGTGACGGCCAGCCCCAGGACGACCACATGGTGCATATCGATAAAGATGGAAACTTATCTTTTGGTGGATAG